Proteins from a single region of Hypomesus transpacificus isolate Combined female chromosome 9, fHypTra1, whole genome shotgun sequence:
- the si:ch211-222l21.1 gene encoding prothymosin alpha has protein sequence MADSAVDTTTTTEITAKDLKEKKEVVVEKVAEKENGSSDASANGNGTHKNGADQTNGADQTNGADKTKVAEDKDTENVKKEEKNEVAEKKEAVEEEKKEEEKKEKEEEKKKEEVVDAVPVKRPAEEEKTVETKKQKTENGNGDSKEAEVEA, from the exons ATGGCTGATAGCGCAGTAGACACGACCACAACTACAGAGATTACGGCAAAG GAtttgaaagagaagaaagaggtcGTTGTGGAGAAAGTAGCAGAAAAAGAGAACGGCAGCAGCGACGCATCTGCCAATGGAAATGGAACA CACAAGAATGGTGCTGACCAGACCAATGGTGCTGACCAGACCAATGGTGCTGACAAAACCAAAGTTGCTGAAGACAAAGATACTGAAAATGTAAAGAAGGAAGAGAAAAATG AAGTAgcagagaaaaaagaagctgtggaagaggagaagaaggaagaagagaaaaaggagaaggaggaagagaagaagaaggaggaggtggtggatgcAGTCCCTGTGAAGCGTCCAGCTGAAGAGGAG AAAACAGTGGAGACGAAAAAGCAGAAGACAGAAAATGGAAACGGCGACTCAAAGGAGGCCGAGGTGGAGGCCTAG